From Burkholderia sp. WP9, a single genomic window includes:
- a CDS encoding LysR family transcriptional regulator → MDYFAAVRTFVRAAELGSLTRAAQELSIKTSTASRHLNELEADLRIALFNRSTRGLSLTEGGKVFYSRVSEVLTQLKDAKDATSSLNQSPSGVLRVTLPVSFGRKHVVPHIGEFMDRYRDIDIDAIFTDDVLNLIESQVDLGIRIGALQDSSLMARRLAPHRELACAAPAYVKASGAPVTPAALKDHACLMFSRTAGNVWYMRPRADTASEWQKASASGRLTIDDTDALLAVTLAGRGIALLPSWLADEALGDGRLTRILPDWEIRSSREEASIWAVYPRKKTVSSKVRSFIDFLAEKLGEKAH, encoded by the coding sequence ATGGATTACTTCGCAGCAGTCCGGACATTCGTGCGCGCAGCCGAACTGGGTAGTCTCACTCGCGCTGCCCAGGAGTTGTCCATCAAGACGTCGACCGCGTCGCGACATTTGAACGAACTCGAAGCCGATCTCCGCATTGCGCTTTTTAACCGGTCGACTCGTGGGCTCTCGCTCACGGAGGGCGGCAAGGTGTTCTACTCGCGCGTCTCGGAGGTGCTCACTCAGTTGAAGGATGCCAAGGACGCAACGTCGTCGCTCAACCAGAGTCCTTCCGGGGTGTTGCGTGTGACGCTGCCCGTTTCGTTCGGGCGGAAACACGTCGTGCCGCACATCGGCGAATTCATGGACCGGTATCGCGATATCGATATCGATGCAATCTTCACGGACGACGTCCTCAATCTCATCGAGTCACAGGTCGATCTGGGCATCCGCATAGGCGCGTTGCAGGATTCGTCGCTGATGGCCCGCCGTCTCGCGCCGCACCGCGAATTGGCATGCGCGGCGCCGGCGTATGTGAAGGCGAGCGGCGCACCCGTTACGCCCGCTGCGCTGAAAGATCACGCTTGCCTGATGTTCTCGCGAACAGCGGGGAATGTCTGGTACATGAGGCCTCGGGCAGACACGGCGTCCGAGTGGCAGAAGGCGAGCGCGAGTGGCCGCCTCACGATCGACGATACCGATGCGTTGCTTGCAGTCACGTTGGCCGGAAGAGGGATCGCCCTACTGCCCAGCTGGCTGGCGGACGAAGCACTTGGCGACGGTCGTCTCACACGCATATTGCCGGACTGGGAGATCCGTTCGTCGCGCGAAGAAGCTTCGATCTGGGCGGTTTATCCGAGGAAGAAAACGGTGTCGTCCAAGGTTCGGTCGTTTATCGACTTTCTCGCTGAAAAACTTGGCGAGAAGGCGCACTGA
- a CDS encoding sugar ABC transporter substrate-binding protein, with the protein MTRLSNQLIGASALSLSLLGSTAAWAAPSGTVAFLMPDQASTRYEQHDFPGFKTEMSKLCPDCKVLYQNANADVATQQQQFNSVIAQGAKVIVLDPVDSTAAASLVHMAQGQGIKVIAYDRPVPSTPANYYVSFDNEGIGKAIAQSLVQHLKDTGVPTTKGGVLEVNGSPTDAAAGLIKKGIHAGLQGSGYKTLAEYDTPDWAPPKAQQWVSGQITRFGSQIVGVVAANDGTGGGAVAAFKAAGVNPVPPVTGNDATIAGLQLIIAGDEYNTILKPSEIVAAAAAKVAVGFLSGQTPKGETTLFNTPSQLFKPAVITAKNLKAEVVDKGFASGKDLCTDRYAEGCKKLGITY; encoded by the coding sequence ATGACCAGACTTTCGAACCAACTCATCGGCGCCAGCGCCCTGAGCCTGAGCTTGCTGGGCAGCACCGCTGCTTGGGCTGCGCCAAGTGGCACGGTCGCGTTCCTGATGCCCGACCAGGCCTCGACGCGCTACGAGCAACATGACTTCCCCGGTTTCAAGACCGAAATGAGCAAGCTCTGCCCCGACTGCAAGGTGCTCTATCAGAACGCCAACGCCGACGTCGCGACGCAGCAGCAGCAGTTCAACTCGGTGATCGCACAAGGCGCGAAGGTGATCGTGCTCGACCCGGTGGACTCGACGGCCGCGGCGTCGCTCGTCCATATGGCGCAGGGCCAGGGCATCAAGGTCATCGCCTATGACCGGCCGGTGCCCTCCACGCCGGCCAACTACTACGTGTCGTTCGACAACGAAGGCATCGGCAAGGCCATTGCGCAGTCGCTCGTCCAGCACCTGAAAGACACGGGCGTGCCGACCACCAAGGGCGGCGTGCTCGAAGTGAACGGTTCGCCGACCGACGCCGCGGCCGGGCTGATCAAGAAGGGCATCCACGCCGGTTTGCAGGGCAGCGGCTACAAGACGCTGGCCGAGTACGACACGCCGGACTGGGCTCCGCCGAAGGCCCAGCAGTGGGTCAGCGGACAGATCACCCGCTTCGGCTCGCAGATCGTCGGCGTAGTGGCCGCCAACGACGGCACGGGCGGCGGGGCCGTCGCGGCGTTCAAGGCAGCCGGCGTCAATCCGGTGCCGCCGGTGACCGGCAACGACGCGACGATCGCGGGGTTGCAGTTGATCATCGCGGGCGACGAATACAACACGATCCTCAAGCCGAGCGAGATCGTCGCAGCGGCGGCGGCCAAGGTGGCGGTCGGTTTCCTGTCCGGCCAGACACCGAAGGGTGAAACCACGTTGTTCAACACGCCGTCGCAGCTCTTCAAGCCGGCGGTCATTACGGCGAAGAACCTCAAGGCGGAGGTCGTCGACAAGGGCTTCGCGAGCGGCAAGGATCTGTGCACCGACCGCTATGCCGAAGGCTGCAAGAAGCTCGGCATCACGTACTGA
- a CDS encoding sugar ABC transporter permease yields MSNQMQGAPQREPQGEPQPSTLLDRSDIRVKHATGIGGTVSEFVERVRSGDLGSLPVVAGLIIIWTVFTSLNPVFLSADNLVNLLFDCSTVGVISLGIVCVLMVGQIDLSVGSMSGFASALVGMLWVNHGWPVLLAIVAAIAVGALIGALYALLLNRLGMPSFVATLAGLLAILGMQLYVLGATGSINLPYGSAIVNLGQLIIIPAVISYLLALAPGAVMLALGLRTRERRRASQLSAPSVGSLLARALAITVLLEAVVAYLNQGRGVPLMFGVFLGLSVAMDYALKRTRWGRSMHAVGGNHEAARRAGIKVGAIYTSAFVLCASLAALGGVLTAARLASASQQAGSGDVNLNAIAAAVIGGTSLFGGRGSAYSAVLGIIVIQSIASGLTLLNLSSSLRFMITGAVLAIAVIVDSLARQSRVSHGRA; encoded by the coding sequence ATGAGCAATCAAATGCAAGGCGCCCCGCAGCGTGAACCGCAAGGCGAGCCGCAACCGTCCACGCTGCTCGACCGCAGCGATATCCGCGTGAAGCACGCCACCGGGATAGGCGGCACCGTTTCCGAGTTCGTCGAACGGGTGCGCTCGGGCGATCTCGGTTCGTTGCCGGTCGTGGCGGGCCTGATCATCATCTGGACCGTGTTCACCAGCCTGAACCCGGTGTTCCTCTCGGCCGACAACCTGGTCAATCTGCTGTTCGACTGCTCGACGGTGGGCGTGATCTCGCTCGGCATCGTCTGTGTGCTGATGGTGGGACAGATCGACCTCTCGGTCGGCTCGATGAGCGGCTTCGCTTCGGCGCTCGTCGGCATGCTCTGGGTCAATCACGGCTGGCCGGTGCTGCTGGCTATCGTCGCCGCCATCGCCGTCGGCGCGCTGATCGGCGCGTTGTACGCGCTGCTGCTCAACCGGCTCGGCATGCCGAGCTTCGTGGCGACGCTGGCCGGGCTGCTCGCGATCCTCGGCATGCAGTTGTACGTGCTCGGCGCGACCGGTTCGATCAACCTGCCCTACGGTTCGGCGATAGTGAATCTTGGGCAGCTCATCATCATCCCGGCCGTGATTTCGTATCTCCTCGCACTGGCGCCGGGTGCGGTGATGCTGGCGCTCGGGTTGCGCACGCGCGAGCGCCGCCGCGCGTCCCAGCTCTCCGCGCCCTCGGTGGGCAGCCTGCTCGCACGCGCCCTCGCCATTACGGTCCTCCTGGAGGCCGTGGTGGCCTATCTCAACCAGGGGCGAGGCGTCCCGCTGATGTTCGGCGTCTTCCTCGGACTCTCGGTCGCGATGGACTATGCGCTCAAGAGAACCCGCTGGGGTCGCTCGATGCACGCGGTCGGCGGCAATCACGAGGCCGCGCGGCGGGCCGGCATCAAGGTCGGCGCCATCTACACGAGTGCCTTCGTGCTGTGCGCGAGCCTTGCCGCGCTCGGCGGCGTGCTGACCGCGGCGCGGCTCGCCTCGGCCAGTCAACAGGCCGGCAGCGGCGACGTGAACCTGAACGCGATCGCCGCGGCGGTGATCGGCGGCACGAGTCTGTTCGGCGGCCGTGGCAGCGCGTATTCAGCGGTGCTGGGCATCATCGTGATCCAGTCGATCGCCAGCGGCCTGACGCTACTGAACCTGTCGTCCTCGTTGCGCTTCATGATCACCGGCGCGGTGCTGGCGATCGCGGTGATCGTCGACTCGCTTGCCCGGCAGTCCCGCGTCTCGCATGGCCGCGCGTAA
- a CDS encoding alpha/beta hydrolase, which produces MNARTDFSVLAVPELSFATIASGICVPYVECGEGEPLVFVHGSLCDYRYWSAQTAALSQHFRCISVSLSHYWPANEACIQGEFGWQTHVAELAEFIEAIGLAPVHLVGHSRGGCVAFHVARDYPRLVKSLTLADPGGPLQIDGMAQASLPPATNVLRARVADLIESREIDAGLELFVDSVSAPGSWRKSPASFRTMAIDNADALPKQFRDPLPAYSHEAARDVKCRTLLIDGQRSPRMFRNNVEKLAEWIGYAERQTIAGASHGMNVSNAGAFNRLLQAFVSF; this is translated from the coding sequence ATGAACGCCCGTACCGATTTCTCAGTGCTTGCCGTACCGGAATTGTCGTTTGCGACCATCGCATCCGGCATCTGCGTGCCGTATGTCGAGTGCGGCGAGGGCGAGCCGCTGGTCTTCGTGCACGGCTCGCTCTGCGACTATCGCTACTGGAGCGCGCAGACCGCGGCGCTGTCGCAGCATTTCCGCTGCATCTCGGTGAGCCTGAGCCACTACTGGCCCGCGAACGAGGCTTGCATTCAGGGCGAGTTCGGCTGGCAAACGCACGTCGCCGAACTGGCCGAGTTCATCGAGGCGATCGGCCTTGCGCCCGTCCATCTGGTCGGCCATTCGCGGGGCGGCTGCGTGGCGTTCCATGTCGCGCGCGACTATCCACGGCTGGTGAAATCGCTGACGCTCGCGGACCCGGGCGGCCCGCTGCAGATCGACGGCATGGCGCAGGCGTCGCTGCCGCCCGCGACCAACGTGCTGCGTGCGCGCGTCGCCGACCTGATCGAGAGCCGCGAAATCGACGCGGGACTGGAGCTTTTCGTCGACTCGGTGAGCGCACCCGGATCATGGCGCAAGAGTCCGGCGTCCTTCCGCACCATGGCGATCGACAATGCGGACGCGCTCCCCAAGCAGTTCCGCGATCCCCTGCCCGCCTATTCCCATGAGGCGGCGCGCGACGTGAAATGCCGGACCTTGCTGATCGACGGGCAGCGCAGCCCCCGCATGTTCCGTAACAACGTCGAGAAGCTCGCTGAATGGATCGGCTATGCGGAGCGGCAAACCATTGCCGGTGCGTCGCACGGCATGAATGTCTCGAATGCCGGCGCGTTCAACCGGCTCCTGCAGGCGTTCGTCAGCTTCTGA
- a CDS encoding FGGY-family carbohydrate kinase encodes MTSENPTSGASQRSTHSATHSPADSARDARYVIGVDVGTGSARAGLFDLAGRMVASARRDITLFHASGSIVEQSSGEIWTAVCDSVKDALSQAAVSPAQVAGIGFDATCSLVVLGAGGQPLPVGPSEQAERDIIVWMDHRAVAQAERINATGHEVLNYVGGKISPEMETPKLLWLLENRPGVFAAAWQFFDLTDFLTWRATGDLARSTCTVTCKWTYLAHERRWDESYFRSVGLGVLADESFARIGQRVVDPGTPLGSGLTADAAAQLGLRTGTPVATGVIDAHAGGIGTVGADGDPESCLAYVFGTSSCTMTTTRSPVFVPGVWGPYFSAMVPDAWLNEGGQSVAGAAIERLLAMHPASSDARLRAQREGQSLPALLAALAVQSANSVSGTALLAGGLHVVPEFLGNRAPLADPHARAVIAGLGMEDDLDSLVALYIAGLCSIGYGLRQIIETQANAGAPIERVVISGGAGRLDLVRQLLADATGKPVLATQAEEPVLLGAAMLGGVAGGQFDNVRSAMAKMSQISKTYEPGASDIAQLHEARYRAFLKLQSVAREIR; translated from the coding sequence ATGACCTCAGAGAACCCGACTTCCGGCGCGAGTCAAAGATCGACCCACAGTGCGACCCACAGCCCGGCGGACAGCGCGCGCGACGCACGCTATGTCATCGGCGTGGACGTCGGCACGGGGAGTGCCCGGGCCGGACTCTTCGACCTCGCCGGCCGTATGGTGGCGTCGGCCAGGCGTGACATCACGCTGTTCCATGCGAGCGGTTCCATCGTCGAGCAGTCGAGTGGCGAAATCTGGACGGCTGTCTGCGATTCCGTGAAAGACGCGCTGTCGCAGGCCGCCGTGTCGCCGGCTCAGGTCGCCGGGATCGGCTTCGACGCCACCTGTTCGCTCGTCGTGCTCGGCGCGGGCGGTCAGCCATTGCCGGTGGGCCCCTCGGAGCAGGCCGAGCGCGACATCATCGTCTGGATGGATCACCGCGCCGTGGCGCAGGCGGAGCGCATCAACGCGACGGGTCACGAGGTGCTGAACTATGTCGGCGGCAAGATCTCGCCGGAAATGGAGACGCCCAAGCTGCTGTGGCTTCTCGAGAACAGGCCGGGCGTCTTCGCGGCGGCCTGGCAGTTCTTCGATCTGACCGACTTCCTGACCTGGCGCGCAACCGGCGATCTGGCCAGGTCGACCTGCACGGTCACTTGCAAGTGGACCTATCTGGCGCACGAGCGGCGCTGGGACGAGAGCTACTTCCGCAGCGTCGGCCTTGGCGTGCTGGCGGACGAAAGCTTTGCGCGCATCGGCCAGCGAGTCGTCGATCCGGGCACGCCGCTGGGCAGTGGCCTGACCGCGGACGCCGCCGCGCAACTCGGCCTGCGAACCGGAACGCCGGTCGCCACGGGCGTGATCGACGCCCATGCCGGTGGGATCGGCACGGTCGGCGCAGATGGCGACCCCGAGTCCTGTCTCGCCTATGTGTTCGGCACCTCGTCGTGCACGATGACCACGACCCGCAGTCCGGTCTTCGTGCCCGGCGTGTGGGGACCGTATTTTTCGGCGATGGTGCCGGATGCCTGGCTCAACGAGGGCGGCCAATCGGTAGCCGGCGCGGCCATCGAACGACTGCTTGCCATGCATCCCGCGTCTTCCGACGCACGGCTTCGCGCGCAGCGCGAGGGCCAGTCCTTGCCGGCCCTGCTCGCCGCCCTCGCCGTGCAGTCGGCGAATAGTGTGTCAGGCACCGCGTTGCTGGCCGGCGGCCTGCATGTCGTGCCGGAGTTCCTCGGCAACCGTGCTCCGCTGGCCGACCCGCATGCAAGAGCCGTGATTGCGGGCCTTGGAATGGAAGACGACCTGGACAGCCTCGTCGCCCTCTACATTGCGGGCCTGTGCAGCATCGGTTACGGGCTTCGACAGATCATCGAAACGCAGGCCAACGCGGGTGCGCCGATCGAGCGGGTGGTGATCAGCGGCGGCGCTGGGCGGCTCGATCTGGTTCGGCAACTGCTCGCGGATGCAACGGGCAAACCCGTGCTCGCCACGCAGGCGGAAGAGCCCGTGCTGCTGGGTGCCGCCATGCTGGGCGGCGTGGCAGGCGGCCAGTTCGATAACGTGCGCTCGGCAATGGCGAAGATGTCGCAGATCAGCAAGACCTACGAACCGGGCGCGAGCGACATCGCGCAACTGCACGAGGCGCGCTACCGCGCCTTCCTGAAGCTGCAAAGCGTGGCCAGAGAGATCCGCTAG
- a CDS encoding cupin domain-containing protein has product MLDRTDAALLADDTNVTDSAQYFEYTKAANPIGAKLISRVPFKTFPADLYADGPTRVVALDLSAELGCDAPATGPGLVANFVRILKGERVELDPLATSQIFYVIRGSGSAVQGGHTISFTQGAFFSLPGGIESTISALEDVALYYVTDAPLLTYLGVDSVSPRFAPTLYPAERAEAELQKVAKDTHAALRSRISVLLANASFPQTRTVTHVLWAMFGLLPGKSVQKPHRHQSIALDFIVDCPQGCYSLVGTELDEQGNIADATRVDWAPGLAFVTPPGYWHAHFNESDEDARLIPIQDAGLQTYLRALDIRFAK; this is encoded by the coding sequence ATGCTTGATCGCACCGACGCAGCCCTTCTGGCAGACGACACCAACGTCACCGATAGCGCGCAATACTTCGAATACACCAAAGCGGCCAACCCGATTGGCGCAAAACTGATTTCGCGCGTTCCCTTCAAGACGTTCCCCGCTGACCTGTATGCCGACGGTCCGACTCGCGTCGTTGCGCTCGACCTGTCAGCGGAACTGGGTTGCGACGCACCGGCGACCGGCCCGGGGTTGGTCGCCAACTTCGTTCGGATTCTGAAGGGGGAGCGCGTCGAACTGGACCCGCTGGCCACATCGCAGATTTTCTATGTCATTCGCGGATCGGGATCGGCGGTGCAGGGCGGACACACGATTTCATTTACGCAAGGCGCGTTCTTCTCGTTGCCCGGCGGTATCGAATCCACGATTTCGGCGCTCGAAGATGTCGCGTTGTACTACGTCACCGACGCGCCATTGCTGACTTACCTCGGAGTGGATTCGGTTTCTCCGCGATTCGCCCCGACCTTGTATCCGGCGGAACGCGCCGAGGCCGAACTGCAGAAAGTCGCCAAGGATACGCACGCCGCGCTTCGTAGCCGTATTTCCGTGCTGCTGGCCAACGCCAGTTTTCCGCAAACCCGCACGGTGACGCACGTGCTGTGGGCAATGTTCGGTCTGCTTCCTGGAAAGTCGGTTCAGAAGCCGCACCGTCATCAGTCGATTGCGCTGGACTTCATCGTTGATTGTCCGCAGGGATGCTATAGCCTCGTCGGCACGGAACTGGACGAGCAGGGCAATATTGCGGACGCCACCCGAGTCGATTGGGCGCCGGGCCTCGCGTTCGTGACGCCGCCGGGATACTGGCACGCCCACTTCAATGAATCGGACGAAGATGCCCGGCTCATTCCCATTCAGGACGCCGGCTTGCAAACTTATTTGCGCGCACTGGATATCCGCTTTGCCAAATAA
- a CDS encoding ATP-binding cassette domain-containing protein, translating into MTDHATTRSRRGELVLSLRGVSKHFGAVSALTDIELDVHAGEVVALVGDNGAGKSTLVKVLAGVHQPSTGTITFGGKEVTLPDPGAALDLGIATVFQDLALCENLDVVANIYLGRELNPLRLDEVAMEVKAWTLLNELSARIPSVRDVVASLSGGQRQTVAIARSLLLDPKLIMLDEPTAALGVAQTAEVLNLIERVRDRGHAVIMISHNMEDVRAVADRIVVLRLGRNNGVFYPDSSNQELVAAITGATENAVSRRAGRRQSEQGA; encoded by the coding sequence ATGACTGATCACGCCACAACACGATCCCGGCGCGGCGAACTGGTGCTGAGCCTGCGCGGCGTCTCGAAGCACTTCGGCGCGGTCTCGGCCCTGACGGACATCGAGCTCGACGTGCATGCCGGCGAAGTAGTCGCCCTGGTGGGCGACAACGGCGCCGGCAAATCAACCCTGGTGAAGGTGCTCGCCGGGGTCCATCAACCCAGCACCGGCACCATCACCTTCGGCGGCAAGGAAGTCACGCTGCCCGATCCGGGCGCGGCGCTCGATCTGGGCATCGCCACGGTGTTCCAGGACCTCGCCCTGTGCGAAAACCTGGATGTCGTCGCGAACATCTATCTCGGGCGCGAACTGAATCCGCTGCGCCTCGACGAAGTGGCCATGGAGGTGAAAGCCTGGACGCTTCTGAACGAACTGTCGGCGCGCATTCCCAGCGTGCGCGACGTGGTCGCCTCGCTCTCGGGCGGGCAGCGCCAGACCGTGGCGATCGCGCGCTCGCTGCTGCTGGACCCGAAGCTGATCATGCTCGACGAACCCACGGCGGCGCTGGGCGTGGCCCAAACCGCCGAGGTGCTGAACCTGATCGAGCGGGTGCGCGACCGCGGCCACGCCGTCATCATGATCAGCCACAACATGGAGGACGTCCGCGCCGTCGCGGACCGCATCGTGGTGCTGCGGCTCGGCCGCAACAACGGTGTCTTCTATCCCGACTCGTCGAATCAGGAACTGGTCGCCGCGATCACCGGCGCGACCGAAAACGCCGTGTCGCGCCGCGCCGGCCGGCGCCAGTCCGAGCAGGGTGCCTGA
- a CDS encoding SDR family oxidoreductase has product MTESIKGKVAAITGAASGIGLECARVLIAEGAKVVLIDRARERLEQLCAELGPNALPLVVDLLQPSEVDALLPSILALAGGLDIFHANAGAYVGGDVMDGNPDEWDRVLNLNINAAFRSVHAVLPHMVAQKSGDIIFTSSIAGIVPVVWEPIYTASKFAVQAFVHTTRRQLAKHGVRVGAVAPGPVVTALLDDWPKAKMDEALASGSLMQPKEVADAVLFMLTRPGNVTIRDLVILPNNVDL; this is encoded by the coding sequence ATGACTGAATCCATCAAGGGAAAGGTTGCCGCCATCACGGGCGCGGCATCGGGCATCGGCCTCGAGTGCGCGCGCGTACTGATCGCGGAAGGCGCGAAGGTGGTGCTGATCGACCGTGCCAGGGAGAGACTCGAACAACTTTGCGCGGAACTGGGGCCGAACGCGCTGCCACTGGTGGTGGATCTGCTGCAGCCATCGGAAGTGGACGCGCTGCTGCCATCAATCCTCGCACTCGCGGGCGGCCTCGATATCTTCCATGCGAATGCCGGCGCGTACGTCGGCGGCGATGTGATGGACGGCAATCCGGACGAATGGGACCGCGTGCTGAACCTGAACATCAATGCCGCGTTCCGCTCGGTCCACGCCGTGCTGCCGCACATGGTCGCGCAGAAGTCGGGCGACATTATCTTCACCAGTTCGATCGCCGGAATCGTGCCGGTGGTTTGGGAACCGATCTACACGGCATCCAAATTCGCGGTGCAGGCCTTCGTTCACACGACACGCCGCCAGCTCGCCAAGCATGGCGTGCGGGTCGGCGCGGTGGCGCCCGGCCCGGTCGTGACGGCCCTGCTCGACGACTGGCCGAAAGCGAAGATGGATGAAGCGCTTGCCTCGGGCAGCCTGATGCAGCCCAAAGAGGTCGCCGATGCCGTACTCTTCATGCTGACGCGGCCGGGCAACGTGACCATTCGTGATCTCGTGATCCTGCCGAACAACGTCGATCTGTGA
- a CDS encoding AraC family transcriptional regulator: protein MHTTLGAAAHADARCAKIVPPDLELVAVRRDESFKVWSHGYPYRTVRWHFHPEYEIQLITSTTGKYFVGDYIGNFAPGNLVMVGSNLPHNWVSNVPRGDRVDERCLIVQFDGAFIARAIQALPELRRVEPLLDASRWGVLFSAESGAAAEPIMREMLSAQGMRRITLFLALFDLLVHSVEPAKLASAAYRADPARYAETHINHVLSYIGKNLSQTLREAELAELSGQSVSAFSRSFRRHTGVPFVQYVNRLRVNLACQLLMSGELTITDICYQVGFNNLSNFNRQFLLLKNMSPSRWRAYQQLNAASATESSDIAHDRRLAGHAPHN from the coding sequence ATGCACACCACTCTGGGCGCCGCCGCGCATGCGGACGCCCGTTGCGCCAAAATCGTCCCGCCGGATCTCGAACTGGTCGCCGTACGGCGCGATGAGTCGTTCAAGGTCTGGTCGCATGGTTATCCCTATCGCACGGTGCGCTGGCACTTCCATCCTGAATACGAAATTCAGCTGATCACATCGACCACGGGCAAATACTTCGTCGGCGATTACATCGGCAATTTCGCGCCGGGCAATCTCGTGATGGTGGGCTCGAACCTGCCGCACAACTGGGTCAGCAATGTGCCGCGCGGCGATCGGGTGGATGAGCGCTGTCTTATCGTGCAGTTCGATGGCGCGTTCATCGCGCGCGCCATTCAGGCTCTGCCCGAACTCAGGCGCGTGGAGCCATTGCTCGATGCTTCTCGCTGGGGTGTGCTGTTCTCAGCGGAATCGGGCGCCGCCGCCGAGCCGATCATGCGCGAAATGTTGAGCGCGCAAGGCATGCGGCGCATCACGCTGTTTCTCGCGTTGTTCGACCTGCTCGTGCACAGCGTCGAGCCCGCGAAGCTGGCAAGCGCCGCTTATCGCGCCGACCCGGCACGTTATGCCGAAACGCACATCAATCACGTGCTCTCGTATATCGGCAAGAACCTGTCACAAACTTTACGGGAAGCGGAATTGGCCGAACTCTCAGGACAAAGCGTCAGCGCCTTCTCGCGATCTTTCCGCCGGCACACCGGCGTGCCCTTCGTCCAGTACGTGAACCGGCTGCGCGTCAATCTCGCGTGCCAGTTGCTGATGTCAGGCGAGCTGACTATCACCGATATCTGCTACCAGGTCGGATTCAACAACCTCTCGAATTTCAACCGTCAGTTCCTGTTGCTCAAGAACATGTCGCCCTCGCGATGGCGGGCTTATCAGCAACTGAATGCGGCCAGCGCGACCGAATCGTCCGACATCGCGCATGACCGGCGCCTCGCCGGACACGCCCCGCACAACTGA
- a CDS encoding sigma 54-interacting transcriptional regulator, with protein MILPEPSSVPNASSDAVPAQPGAPEIAALVSYLEYDPQPSIVLDPDYRILAANTAYRRQFGVAGQPHVGRRCYQVSHHYDVPCDQAGEHCPMKRASELRSADRVLHIHHTPRGPEHVDVELRPIFDTRREIVAYVERLSTVRGASARPSVDGLVGRAPAFNEAIAALQRVAPSMLPVLLLGESGTGKELFAHALHEASDRAQRPFVVVDCSGITETLFESELFGYEKGSFTGAVNRKPGLVETAQGGTLFLDEIGDVPLSMQVKLLRLIETGAFRRVGSVETQRADFRLVAATHKPLEQMLAAGQFRSDLYFRISAFPIRLPALRDRSDDIPLLVDSTLQRIASGRGTAPRKTLVAPEALALLRAYRWPGNIRELRNVLERASLLADDGVIRPEHLPEMVRGEVPSARPEHAALRLAGRTKLTDVELARIAAGFVGMRRDLAAQLGISERTLYRRLKALDQVDSNGEH; from the coding sequence ATGATCCTGCCCGAGCCTTCATCCGTCCCGAACGCCTCGTCTGATGCGGTGCCCGCGCAGCCTGGCGCCCCCGAGATTGCCGCTCTCGTGTCCTATCTGGAATACGACCCGCAGCCTTCGATCGTGCTCGACCCGGACTACCGCATTCTTGCGGCCAACACCGCGTACCGGCGGCAGTTCGGCGTCGCGGGGCAGCCGCACGTTGGGCGACGCTGCTACCAGGTATCGCACCACTACGACGTACCATGCGACCAGGCCGGCGAGCATTGCCCGATGAAGCGGGCGTCCGAACTCCGCAGCGCGGATCGCGTGCTGCACATCCATCACACGCCGCGCGGCCCCGAACATGTGGACGTGGAATTGCGGCCAATCTTCGACACGCGGCGCGAGATCGTCGCGTATGTCGAGCGGCTCTCGACGGTGCGCGGCGCCTCCGCGCGGCCAAGCGTGGACGGGTTGGTGGGACGCGCACCTGCGTTCAACGAAGCGATCGCGGCATTGCAGCGTGTCGCGCCCTCGATGTTGCCTGTCCTCCTGCTCGGCGAGTCCGGCACGGGCAAGGAACTGTTCGCCCATGCGCTGCACGAGGCGAGCGATCGGGCACAACGGCCGTTCGTGGTGGTCGACTGCTCTGGCATCACGGAGACGCTGTTCGAAAGCGAATTGTTCGGCTACGAGAAAGGCTCGTTCACCGGTGCCGTCAACCGCAAGCCTGGGCTCGTCGAGACGGCCCAGGGCGGGACTCTGTTTCTCGACGAAATAGGCGATGTGCCATTGTCGATGCAGGTCAAGCTGCTGCGTCTCATCGAGACGGGTGCGTTTCGCCGCGTCGGCAGCGTGGAGACGCAGCGCGCGGACTTCCGGCTCGTCGCCGCGACGCACAAGCCCCTTGAGCAGATGCTGGCGGCCGGACAGTTCCGCTCGGACCTGTATTTCCGGATCAGCGCGTTCCCGATTCGTCTGCCCGCGCTGCGCGACCGCTCCGACGACATTCCATTGCTGGTGGATTCGACGCTGCAACGCATCGCCTCGGGGCGCGGCACCGCGCCGCGCAAGACTTTGGTCGCACCGGAGGCGCTCGCACTGCTACGCGCGTATCGCTGGCCGGGCAACATTCGCGAGCTGCGCAATGTGCTCGAACGCGCGAGCCTGCTTGCCGACGATGGCGTGATCCGGCCGGAACACCTGCCGGAGATGGTCAGGGGCGAGGTGCCGTCGGCGAGGCCAGAGCATGCGGCCTTACGCCTTGCTGGTCGCACCAAGCTCACGGATGTCGAACTGGCCCGCATAGCAGCGGGTTTCGTGGGGATGCGCAGAGACCTTGCAGCACAACTCGGCATTAGCGAGCGCACGCTGTACCGGCGGCTGAAGGCTCTCGACCAGGTTGACTCCAACGGCGAGCACTAA